The proteins below are encoded in one region of Aeromonas veronii:
- the gap gene encoding type I glyceraldehyde-3-phosphate dehydrogenase translates to MTIKVGINGFGRIGRFVFRLAAERNDIEVVGINDLIDVDYMAYMLKYDSTHGRFNGTVEVKDGNLVVNGKTVRVTAERDPANLKWGDIGVDVVAEATGLFLTDETARKHIAAGAKKVVLTGPSKDATPMFVMGVNDATYAGQDIVSNASCTTNCLAPIAKVLNDTFGIESGLMTTVHATTATQKTVDGPSAKDWRGGRGAAQNIIPSSTGAAKAVGVVIPELKGLLTGMAFRVPTPDVSVVDLTVNLKKAATYAEICEAMKAASQGAMKGVLGYTEDEVVSTDFLGERQTSVFDAKAGIQLNDKFVKVVSWYDNEMGYSSKVLDLIAHISK, encoded by the coding sequence ATGACTATCAAAGTAGGTATTAACGGTTTTGGCCGCATCGGCCGTTTCGTATTCCGTCTGGCCGCTGAGCGCAACGACATCGAAGTTGTTGGTATCAACGACCTGATCGACGTTGACTACATGGCTTACATGCTGAAGTACGACTCCACTCACGGTCGTTTCAATGGCACCGTTGAAGTCAAAGACGGCAACCTGGTTGTCAACGGCAAAACCGTACGTGTTACCGCTGAACGTGACCCGGCAAACCTGAAATGGGGCGACATCGGTGTTGATGTTGTTGCCGAAGCTACCGGTCTGTTCCTGACCGACGAGACCGCTCGCAAGCACATCGCTGCCGGCGCCAAGAAAGTCGTACTGACCGGTCCGTCCAAAGACGCGACCCCGATGTTCGTCATGGGCGTTAACGACGCCACCTACGCTGGCCAGGACATCGTTTCCAACGCTTCCTGCACCACCAACTGCCTGGCCCCCATCGCCAAGGTTCTGAACGATACCTTCGGTATCGAATCCGGCCTGATGACCACCGTTCACGCTACCACTGCTACCCAGAAGACCGTTGATGGTCCGTCTGCCAAAGACTGGCGCGGTGGCCGCGGTGCGGCTCAGAACATCATCCCGTCCTCTACCGGTGCTGCCAAGGCCGTTGGCGTGGTTATCCCCGAGCTGAAGGGTCTGCTGACCGGTATGGCCTTCCGCGTTCCGACTCCGGACGTGTCTGTTGTTGACCTGACCGTCAACCTGAAGAAAGCCGCTACCTACGCTGAAATCTGTGAAGCCATGAAGGCTGCCTCCCAAGGCGCCATGAAGGGTGTTCTGGGTTACACCGAAGACGAAGTGGTTTCCACCGACTTCCTGGGTGAGCGTCAGACTTCTGTATTCGACGCCAAGGCTGGTATCCAGCTGAACGACAAGTTCGTTAAAGTTGTATCCTGGTACGACAACGAAATGGGCTACTCCAGCAAGGTTCTGGATCTGATCGCTCACATCTCCAAGTAA
- a CDS encoding D-hexose-6-phosphate mutarotase has product MQSIRPLTAHCKLANNATGLPVLTINNDSAQAEISLFGAHVLSYQRHGEPASLWLSDKAVLDGSKPIRGGIPLCWPWFGPSPARVGQGKPAHGFARTTLWTLDGVSDHEDGTLVHLSLRDNEATRALWPHAFELELDVLVGKELSLVLTTRNTGSSPIVYNAALHTYLQISAPEAVSVSGLGEPYLDKLSGQDERQQGILTLSGAMDRIYRQPESVVRLKDGARTTQVISGNHDSVVVWTPWLEGASAMADMSDDGYRTMLCIEAAITADAGMTIAPDEEHSVSTVIL; this is encoded by the coding sequence ATGCAATCCATTCGTCCCCTGACAGCCCACTGCAAGCTCGCCAACAACGCCACGGGTCTGCCCGTGCTCACCATCAACAATGACAGCGCCCAGGCCGAAATCAGCCTGTTTGGTGCCCATGTGCTGAGTTACCAGCGCCATGGCGAGCCCGCCTCCCTCTGGCTGAGCGACAAGGCCGTGCTCGATGGCAGCAAACCCATTCGTGGCGGCATCCCCCTGTGCTGGCCCTGGTTTGGCCCCTCCCCCGCCCGGGTGGGTCAGGGCAAGCCGGCCCACGGCTTCGCCCGCACCACCCTGTGGACCCTGGATGGCGTCTCCGATCACGAGGATGGCACGCTCGTCCATCTCTCGTTGCGTGACAACGAGGCGACGCGCGCCCTCTGGCCCCACGCCTTCGAACTGGAGCTGGACGTGCTGGTGGGTAAGGAGCTCTCCCTGGTGCTGACCACCCGCAACACGGGCAGCAGCCCCATCGTCTACAACGCGGCCCTGCACACCTATCTGCAGATAAGCGCGCCAGAGGCCGTCAGCGTCAGCGGGCTGGGTGAGCCCTACCTCGACAAGCTGAGCGGCCAGGATGAGCGGCAACAAGGCATTCTGACCCTCTCAGGGGCCATGGATCGCATCTACCGCCAGCCCGAGTCCGTGGTGCGGCTCAAGGATGGTGCACGCACGACCCAGGTGATCAGTGGCAATCACGACAGCGTCGTGGTCTGGACCCCCTGGCTGGAAGGCGCCAGCGCCATGGCAGACATGAGCGACGATGGCTATCGCACCATGCTCTGCATTGAGGCGGCCATCACCGCCGATGCCGGCATGACCATAGCGCCGGACGAAGAGCACAGCGTCTCTACCGTGATCCTCTGA
- the malQ gene encoding 4-alpha-glucanotransferase has translation MTTLIEQLAAAKGIASEYVDAWGNPAQVSEESKAAMLGAMGYRVDDEDALTEQLEEEHRQHWLRALDPVMVVRSGEPISLEVRLPLEFVNDALSWQLVQEHGAILSGQITPIDGELVGVAEFEEMECQAYRVALAAQPELGYHQLVLLEEGNDEPLATMRLIVAPKSCYKQAPIANGQKVWGPSVQLYCLRSRHNWGIGDFSDLGQLVEKAAAWGAHFVGLNPIHALYPANPESASPYSPSSRRWLNVAYINVETVPEFLANERLKAEVASPAFQQLLASLRAKDNVDYTGVIQTKIGMLRQVFDQGKLTAERQARFDAFVAAGGDSLQQQAVFDALQAHFYDQGDNAWGWPVWPDAFRDYHNPEVASWTAEHQADVSFYLYLQFLADEQLAQADARAKAAGMVMGIYRDLAVGVSEGSTEIWANRDLYCPKASVGAPPDILGPLGQNWGLPPMNPNQLFEAAYQPMVDLFRANMRSCGALRIDHVMALLRLWWVPPGESAAKGAYIYYPVNDLLGILALESHRNQCLLIGEDLGTVPEGIDVTLKENGVHSYKVFFFERSKADGGFISPAHYTEQAMSALTTHDMPTLKGFWHCDDLALGRELGLYPDEAVLKTLYADRHQAKQRILDSLHAHGVISGNISHDVNWVGMNTELNHGLQLHMSRGSCALFSTQLEDWLEMDKPVNVPGTSYEYPNWRRKLSRDLEDIFADEALKALASKMSLARHEAGR, from the coding sequence ATGACCACCCTGATTGAACAGCTGGCTGCCGCCAAAGGTATTGCCAGTGAGTATGTTGATGCCTGGGGCAATCCGGCCCAGGTATCGGAAGAGAGCAAGGCCGCCATGCTGGGCGCCATGGGTTATCGCGTCGATGACGAGGATGCCCTGACCGAGCAGCTGGAAGAGGAGCACCGCCAGCACTGGCTGCGGGCTCTGGATCCCGTGATGGTGGTGCGCAGCGGCGAACCCATCAGCCTGGAAGTGCGCCTGCCCCTGGAGTTCGTGAACGACGCCCTCAGCTGGCAACTGGTGCAGGAACATGGCGCCATTTTGTCCGGTCAGATCACCCCCATTGACGGGGAGCTGGTCGGGGTCGCCGAATTCGAGGAGATGGAGTGCCAGGCCTATCGCGTGGCACTGGCTGCGCAACCCGAGCTCGGCTATCACCAGCTGGTGCTGCTGGAGGAGGGCAACGACGAGCCGCTCGCCACCATGCGCCTCATCGTTGCCCCCAAGTCCTGCTACAAGCAGGCGCCCATCGCCAATGGCCAGAAGGTGTGGGGGCCGAGCGTGCAGCTCTATTGCCTGCGCAGCCGCCACAACTGGGGCATTGGCGATTTCAGCGATCTCGGCCAGCTGGTCGAGAAAGCCGCCGCCTGGGGCGCTCACTTCGTCGGTCTGAACCCCATTCACGCCCTCTACCCGGCCAACCCGGAGAGCGCCAGTCCTTACAGTCCCTCCTCCCGCCGCTGGCTCAACGTGGCCTACATCAACGTGGAGACGGTGCCGGAGTTTCTGGCCAACGAGCGGCTCAAGGCCGAGGTTGCCTCTCCTGCGTTCCAGCAGTTGCTGGCCTCCCTGCGGGCCAAGGATAACGTCGATTACACCGGTGTCATCCAGACCAAGATCGGCATGCTGCGCCAGGTGTTCGATCAGGGGAAACTGACCGCCGAGCGCCAGGCCCGCTTCGATGCCTTCGTGGCGGCCGGTGGCGACAGCCTGCAACAGCAGGCGGTGTTCGATGCCCTGCAGGCCCACTTCTACGACCAGGGTGACAATGCCTGGGGGTGGCCGGTCTGGCCGGATGCCTTCCGCGACTATCACAATCCCGAGGTGGCGAGCTGGACCGCCGAGCATCAGGCCGATGTCAGCTTCTACCTCTATCTGCAGTTCCTGGCAGACGAACAGCTTGCGCAAGCAGACGCCCGTGCCAAGGCGGCCGGCATGGTGATGGGGATCTACCGGGATCTGGCGGTGGGTGTCTCCGAAGGCTCCACCGAGATCTGGGCGAACCGGGATCTCTACTGCCCGAAAGCCTCGGTCGGTGCGCCGCCCGACATCCTGGGCCCGCTCGGTCAGAACTGGGGCCTGCCCCCCATGAACCCGAACCAGCTGTTCGAGGCGGCCTATCAGCCCATGGTGGATCTGTTCCGCGCCAACATGCGCTCCTGCGGCGCGTTGCGTATCGATCACGTGATGGCCTTGCTGCGCCTGTGGTGGGTGCCGCCCGGAGAATCCGCCGCCAAGGGCGCCTACATCTATTACCCGGTCAACGACCTGCTGGGGATCCTGGCGCTCGAATCCCACCGCAATCAGTGCTTGCTGATCGGCGAGGATCTCGGCACCGTGCCGGAAGGCATCGATGTGACCCTCAAGGAGAACGGCGTCCACTCCTACAAGGTGTTCTTCTTCGAGCGCTCCAAGGCGGATGGCGGCTTCATCTCCCCGGCTCACTACACCGAGCAGGCGATGTCGGCCCTGACCACCCACGACATGCCGACCCTCAAGGGCTTCTGGCATTGCGACGATCTGGCGCTGGGTCGCGAGCTGGGTCTGTACCCGGATGAAGCAGTACTCAAGACCCTGTATGCTGATCGCCACCAGGCCAAGCAGCGGATCCTCGACAGCCTGCATGCCCACGGGGTCATCTCGGGCAACATCAGTCACGACGTGAACTGGGTCGGCATGAACACCGAACTCAACCACGGCCTGCAGTTGCACATGTCCCGCGGCAGTTGCGCCCTGTTCAGCACCCAGCTGGAAGACTGGCTGGAGATGGACAAGCCGGTGAACGTGCCGGGTACCAGCTATGAGTACCCCAACTGGCGTCGCAAGCTCTCCCGGGATCTGGAAGATATCTTTGCCGACGAGGCGCTCAAGGCACTGGCAAGCAAGATGAGCCTGGCTCGTCATGAGGCCGGTCGTTGA